Genomic segment of Vibrio natriegens NBRC 15636 = ATCC 14048 = DSM 759:
AAAGAAAAAGGAGCCGATGGCTCCTTTTTACACAAATGAATGACTCTAAATCGTTACGCGTAATACGTTTCAACCGCGTCAATAAATGCGCTCACATCGTCTTTGCTTAACGCATTGATTCCCGCCGCAGCCTCTCGACCACCGCCTGTCGGGAACTGTCCACAAACCGCCACCGCACCCTGCTTGTTATTCAATGGAGCGCGCAGTGATACCGTATAAGTACCATCTACGTTTTCGGTTAAAACAGCATGAGCTGAATCTGGGTTTTGATTCGCCAACCAGTTACCATAAACTCCGCTGATACGACGTGAAGCGGCATTGTCTGGTAGCTCAAACAGTTTCAGTTTATTGCTTTCATGGGTGGCAGGAATCGCTTGGGCGGCATCCATATCTTGCTGATAGGCCGATTGCAGCAAGTAGAATGGAGAAGACGCATCTGCAATGACATCAAATGGCGAAGTATATTTCATCAATGCTTGATATAAATCCGCCGGATGAAAATGTAGATCATCAACCTTCGAACCATAGCCGTTGTAATTGATCAACGTGCCCAGCTCTTTCAGTTGCGCTTTCTGCTCTGCCGAAAAGCCAGCAAGGTCAGCCAGTTCATCAGCTTTAGCAATCAGGTTATCACCATACGCTGCCGTTATAGCCCAGGCATGAAAACGTCCCTGCAACAGTTTATCGACAATCAAAGCCGTACACATATTCGCATCGAGATCGATGTGCGCATCTAAGTTACCATGCTGTGGAATGTCACCCGCTTTATGGTGATCGGCGTAAAAAACATGAGCGCCCTGAGCCAAAGCATGCTCCAGACCTGCCATGTTCTTTTCCATCGAAACGTCTAAAACCGTCAGCTCGTCGCCCGCTTGTACATCCACGGTTTCTACCAGCTTGATACCGCGTTTTACACCCGTTACCAATTTGGCTTCCAGAGGATCAGCTAAGCGCAGTTGCAGCAGAGCGATAATGCCGTCCGCATCACCATTAAATATGTCGTAATTCATTGAAAGATAATTCCTTTATCGAGATAACTTTGCTCAGGTATAAATTGAGGTTTGTAACTATTGTGCGCTGCGCGTGCCACAAGTCAACTCAAGTTACGATTCGAAAATGAAATTAAGCTTAAAATAATACGCCATTAGCCCTGCATAGCACTTACGCCATCTTCCAACAGTAACAACTGCTCCAACCCTTGCTCCGTTGCGAGTGGTTTTACAACATTTATCATCTGAAGCATGCCTTGTCGCACCATTTGCTCGGTAATGTTGGATTTAGGTAGCATCGCAGATTGGTAAGACAACCAACTACAAGCGATGAGGTGCAGCGTGCATACCAAAGATGTTAATTGCTGCTGATCAACGTTCAGCAATTTGAGGGCAACGAATTCCTGCATGATCGCAATCAAATTGGCTTGCAGTTTGTCCTGCACCTCGATGTATTGCTCGTGAAGTTGCTCATCACGCGACAAAATCTCTGGTAAATTGGCGTAGAAAAAACGGTACTTCCACATCAGCGTAAAGGTCGAATCTAGGTAACTCTTCAGCATAGTCAGACTCTCTTGAGAGCCTTTAAGAGGGGTAAATCTTTCTAAAAGTTCTGCTGAATAAAGCGCAAAGATTTCGCGGACGATTTCTTGCTTATTGCGAAAGTGGTAATAAAGATTACCTGGACTGATTTCGATGTGATCGGCAATGTGATTAGTGGTGATATTTCGCTCACCATGTTGGTTAAACAACTCCAGTGCCGCGTAGACTATTTTGTCGCGCGTTTTCATTATTATCGTATTCCCTTTTCTTTAACGAATCGAGTATAGCGACTTCACCAACCTAGGTCGATAGAGGCTCCAAATACGATAACTTAGCAGACCAGTCAGAATCCCCGTGCCATTAGCGACAAGGTCTAACCAAGAGGTTTCTCTACCGACATAACCTTGTAGCCATTCAATCACCGCGCTGAACAACAGGATACTAATTGCCACTATCCAGCGTTTTCGCCAATGACGAACACAGCAACAAGCAACAAAAGCAAAACTCGTGTATGCCATTAAATGTTGTAGCTTATCGAGGTAAGTAAACGACCCCCACTTTTGTAGCTCTCCTGAGCTGAGCGATAAATACGCAATCACAACAGCGCAACCGCAAATAATCAAACGTCCAACCGTTCGGTTCATTGGATATCCTTATGCAATAGGGAACGGGAATGCTGTTACCTGATCAATATGATCACAGCCTAAAGCCAACATGATGAGTCGATCAACGCCTAACGCTACGCCAGCACAGTCCGGCAACCCAGCCTCTAGTGCCGCAATAAGATGATAGTCAATCGGCTGAGGCTTCAAACCCATCTCTAAGCGTTTCGCATTGTCTTGTTCAAAACGCGTAAGTTGTTCTTTAGGATTGTCTAACTCATGGAAACCATTAGCGAGCTCTATCCCTTTAAAATACACTTCAAAGCGATCAGCAACACGGCTGTCTTGAGGGTTTATTTTTGCTAATGCCGCTTGCGATGCAGGAAAGTCATAAACAAACGCAGGCGCATCCTGACCAATCTTACTTTCGACACCAATACTAAACAGGAGTTGCAGTAAAGTATCGCGGTCATCTTCCGGATCAGCAATATCACTCAGCCCCAGCTTTCCGGCGACGACTTTAAGCTCTGACATTGAGCCTTCAAGCGGACACACGCCTAGAACATCAAGAAACGCCTGCTGATACGTCATACGATGAGCCGAGCCACACTTCAGCACTCGCTGTAGCAACTCATCCATCTCATCCATTAACTGATGATGGTCAAAACCAACTCGATACCATTCCAGCATGGTGAATTCTGGATTGTGGTAACGGCCATTCTCTTCGTTGCGAAACGCTTTATTGATCTGGTAGATGCAGCCACTACCCGCCGCCAATAAACGTTTCATATGGAATTCGGGACTGGTCATAAAGAACAGCTTACTGCCGTCAGCGTAGCCAGGGCCAACAAACTCGGTTTGAAAGGTATGCAAATGAATATCCGTCACCGTCGCGTGGCTCATGGCAGGCGTATCCACTTCCATCACTTGTCGCTCGGCAAAAAATCGGCGAATAGTGGCGATCAACGCCGCACGTTGACGAAGTTGTTCAATGGAAGCAGTCGGTTGCCAATTGGTTTGCATAACAAGTCTCTCAAAGCTTAGGGCTAGCAGCTAAAGCCCACATTCTACATGTTTTTACTTTGGGGCGAGAAACGATTTCATTCGCTTTTAAAGACCGGTTATTACTGTGCGACAAAGCAACATGAAGCCAAAATTTTTCGTACTACAAAGCAAAATCAACACTCACCACAAAACCTGTTATCAACCTCGCCAACAACAAGCAACACTCCATTAACACTCAATAATTTCAGTTAGAGGTTACAAATATTCTCGCCGTGATAGTAATCACATAACCTGTAATTTTTATGCTCTTAAGTGCATTACCAAAGAAAAAACCTAATTACATCAATATTTATCTCATACAGCTCCACTACACTAATCTCTACTACTTTCGGGGAGCTTCTCTTCGAGAACCCCTCACAATCACAATAACAAGCGGATTTCCGCAATTACTCACTGGAGGATAACTGTGCAAATTATCACCACAGATATCGCAGTCATCGGCGCTGGCGGCGCTGGTCTTCGTACTGCTATTGCAGCGGCAGAGGCAAACCCAGATTTAGAAGTCGCTCTGATTTCTAAAGTTTATCCTATGCGCTCACACACGGTCGCAGCGGAGGGTGGCTCAGCAGCAGTTATCAAGGATGAAGATAGCTTAGATAACCACTTCAACGATACGGTTGGCGGTGGCGACTGGCTATGTGAACAGGACGTCGTTGAATATTTTGTAGAAAACGCAACCCGCGAAATGATCCAAATGGAACAATGGGGTTGTCCTTGGAGCCGTAAAGAGAACGGGGAAGTTAACGTTCGCCGCTTTGGCGGTATGAAGGTTGAACGAACTTGGTTTGCAGCGGATAAAACCGGCTTCCATATGCTTCACACCCTATTCCAAACTTCAATGAAGTACAGCAACATCAAACGTTTTGATGAGTACTTTGTGTTAGATCTGCTTGTTGACGATGGTGAAGTACAAGGCTTAATCGCCATTCACATGTCTGAAGGTGAGTTGGTAACCATCAAAGCGAAATCTGTTGTGCTTGCTACTGGTGGCGCAGGACGAGTTTACCACTGTAACACCAACGGCGGTATCGTAACGGGCGATGGCATGGCAATGGCTTACCGTCACGGTGTTCCGCTACGTGATATGGAATTTGTTCAATACCACCCTACTGGCCTACCAGGTACTGGTATCCTAATGACAGAAGGTTGTCGTGGTGAAGGTGGTATTATTGTCAACAAAAACGGCTACCGCTACCTACAAGACTACGGCATGGGCCCTGAAACTCCAGTGGGTCAACCGAAAAACAAATACATGGAACTGGGTCCACGTGACAAAGTTTCTCAAGCTTTCTGGCATGAGCAACAGAAAGGCAACACCATCAAACACCCACTGGGTGACGTGGTGCACCTAGACCTTCGCCACCTTGGTGAAGAGTACCTACAAGAACGTTTACCTTTCATCTGTGAGCTAGCAAAAGCTTACGTGAACGTTGATCCTGCAAAAGAACCAATTCCAATTCGTCCGACCGTGCACTACACCATGGGCGGCATCGAAACTGATGGTGGCTGTGAGACTCGCGTTAAAGGTCTATTCGCAGTTGGTGAGTGTGCGTCAGTTGGTCTGCATGGTGCGAACCGTCTTGGCTCTAACTCTCTGGCTGAGTTCGTGGTATTTGGCCGAGTTGCGGGTGAAAACGCAGTGAAACGTGCAGCAGAATTCAAAGGCTGGAACGACGACGCTATCGCAGATCAAGTGAAAGCTGTAGAAGAACGCATTGCCAGCCTAATGAACCAAGAAGGCGATGAAAACTGGGCAGACATCCGTACCGAAATGGGCCACACCATGGAAGCGGGTTGTGGTATCTACCGCCAAGAAGATCTGATGCAAGCAACCATCGATAAGATCACGGAACTTAAACAACGTTACAAACGCATTAGCATCAAAGACAAAGGCAAAGTGTTCAACACTGACCTTCTGTACGCAATCGAAGTCGGTTACGGCCTGGAAGTGGCAGAAGCGATGGTTCACTCTGCAATCCTGCGCAAAGAATCTCGCGGTGCACACCAACGTCTCGATGATGGCTGCACTGAACGTGACGACGTGAACTTCCTGAAACACTCACTTGCTTTCTATCAACCAGACGCAGCGCCTAGCATCGACTACAGCAATGTAACTATTACTAAGTCTCAGCCTAAAGCGCGTCTATACGGTGAAGCTGCAGAAAAAGCCGCAGCAGAAGAAGCAGCGAAGAACGCAGAGGAGCAAGCATAATGTCAGCAAACCGCATCCAGAAAGTAGACATTCTGCGTTATGACCCAGAAAAAGACGCAGAACCGCACTTACAAACTTTCGAAGTACCATTCGATGAAACAATGTCTGTGCTCGACGCGATTGGTTACAT
This window contains:
- a CDS encoding TetR/AcrR family transcriptional regulator; its protein translation is MKTRDKIVYAALELFNQHGERNITTNHIADHIEISPGNLYYHFRNKQEIVREIFALYSAELLERFTPLKGSQESLTMLKSYLDSTFTLMWKYRFFYANLPEILSRDEQLHEQYIEVQDKLQANLIAIMQEFVALKLLNVDQQQLTSLVCTLHLIACSWLSYQSAMLPKSNITEQMVRQGMLQMINVVKPLATEQGLEQLLLLEDGVSAMQG
- a CDS encoding acetyltransferase; this translates as MNYDIFNGDADGIIALLQLRLADPLEAKLVTGVKRGIKLVETVDVQAGDELTVLDVSMEKNMAGLEHALAQGAHVFYADHHKAGDIPQHGNLDAHIDLDANMCTALIVDKLLQGRFHAWAITAAYGDNLIAKADELADLAGFSAEQKAQLKELGTLINYNGYGSKVDDLHFHPADLYQALMKYTSPFDVIADASSPFYLLQSAYQQDMDAAQAIPATHESNKLKLFELPDNAASRRISGVYGNWLANQNPDSAHAVLTENVDGTYTVSLRAPLNNKQGAVAVCGQFPTGGGREAAAGINALSKDDVSAFIDAVETYYA
- the frdA gene encoding fumarate reductase (quinol) flavoprotein subunit, whose translation is MQIITTDIAVIGAGGAGLRTAIAAAEANPDLEVALISKVYPMRSHTVAAEGGSAAVIKDEDSLDNHFNDTVGGGDWLCEQDVVEYFVENATREMIQMEQWGCPWSRKENGEVNVRRFGGMKVERTWFAADKTGFHMLHTLFQTSMKYSNIKRFDEYFVLDLLVDDGEVQGLIAIHMSEGELVTIKAKSVVLATGGAGRVYHCNTNGGIVTGDGMAMAYRHGVPLRDMEFVQYHPTGLPGTGILMTEGCRGEGGIIVNKNGYRYLQDYGMGPETPVGQPKNKYMELGPRDKVSQAFWHEQQKGNTIKHPLGDVVHLDLRHLGEEYLQERLPFICELAKAYVNVDPAKEPIPIRPTVHYTMGGIETDGGCETRVKGLFAVGECASVGLHGANRLGSNSLAEFVVFGRVAGENAVKRAAEFKGWNDDAIADQVKAVEERIASLMNQEGDENWADIRTEMGHTMEAGCGIYRQEDLMQATIDKITELKQRYKRISIKDKGKVFNTDLLYAIEVGYGLEVAEAMVHSAILRKESRGAHQRLDDGCTERDDVNFLKHSLAFYQPDAAPSIDYSNVTITKSQPKARLYGEAAEKAAAEEAAKNAEEQA
- the epmA gene encoding elongation factor P--(R)-beta-lysine ligase, giving the protein MQTNWQPTASIEQLRQRAALIATIRRFFAERQVMEVDTPAMSHATVTDIHLHTFQTEFVGPGYADGSKLFFMTSPEFHMKRLLAAGSGCIYQINKAFRNEENGRYHNPEFTMLEWYRVGFDHHQLMDEMDELLQRVLKCGSAHRMTYQQAFLDVLGVCPLEGSMSELKVVAGKLGLSDIADPEDDRDTLLQLLFSIGVESKIGQDAPAFVYDFPASQAALAKINPQDSRVADRFEVYFKGIELANGFHELDNPKEQLTRFEQDNAKRLEMGLKPQPIDYHLIAALEAGLPDCAGVALGVDRLIMLALGCDHIDQVTAFPFPIA
- a CDS encoding VanZ family protein — translated: MNRTVGRLIICGCAVVIAYLSLSSGELQKWGSFTYLDKLQHLMAYTSFAFVACCCVRHWRKRWIVAISILLFSAVIEWLQGYVGRETSWLDLVANGTGILTGLLSYRIWSLYRPRLVKSLYSIR